From a single Rutidosis leptorrhynchoides isolate AG116_Rl617_1_P2 chromosome 5, CSIRO_AGI_Rlap_v1, whole genome shotgun sequence genomic region:
- the LOC139850534 gene encoding FCS-Like Zinc finger 1-like, protein MDSLTKTTTNQQNNRPAHLIDLEFPLISRLTPMYSFPSSRSGNGIFFNVRFQEQQPYFLDACFRCKKPLGSNRDIFMYRGDTPFCTEECRSQQIELDESKEKKRSLSASIKAFRKKEEREKSKNNSSPNYPLHSDAVAAA, encoded by the exons ATGGACTCTTTAACCAAAACTACAACAAATCAACAAAACAATCGTCCTGCTCATCTTATAGATCTTGAATTCCCTTTGATCTCACGGCTAACACCCATGTATTCTTTCCCATCTTCAAGATCTGGAAATGGAATATTCTTCAATGTACGGTTTCAGGAACAACAACCTTATTTTTTGGATGCATGTTTTCGTTGCAAAAAACCCCTTGGTTCTAACAGAGACATCTTCATGTACAG AGGGGACACCCCATTTTGTACCGAAGAGTGTCGATCACAACAAATTGAGCTTGATGAATccaaagaaaagaaacgaagtttgtCTGCATCCATTAAAGCATTTAGAAAAAAAGAAGAGCGTGAGAAATCCAAAAATAATTCTTCCCCAAATTACCCTTTACATTCTGATGCAGTTGCTGCTGCCTAA
- the LOC139850086 gene encoding uncharacterized protein, whose translation MGRAEALRSLFRFRLVLFSMIILSVNIRGLKKKGMVGWLHSLCATHHPYILALQETMCEEIADRFVEFLWGSPNFRYIQKSANGRSGGGEGEFFLAVKGKIKGDSQDTIVVNVYEPHEDIKKRLFLESLENLMNYDNESWVLCGDFNEVRNIDERKNCEFNLRRANRFNNFIANSGLLEVPLIGKKFTRICDNGKKFSKLDRFLVSNSVINRWPELLVMVLDRKLSDHCPLLLRSKALDYGPKPVKIFDSWLNHPGAADIVSEAWNGQFNSRRPDIVFQLKLKNVKMALKNWSKLQFGELDSELESAKTEACNWEQIANDRDIDESERVKWLEARRRWLEKDRIKACMLKQKSRIKWATEGEENSKYFHSLIKRRNNKNSI comes from the exons ATGGGGAGGGCAGAAGCACTGAGAAGCCTTTTTCGTTTTCGGTTAGTATTGTTTTCTATGATAATTCTCTCTGTCAATATTCGAGGTTTGAAAAAGAAAGGGATGGTGGGGTGGCTCCACAGTCTTTGTGCTACACATCATCCATATATTTTAGCTTTGCAAGAAACAATGTGTGAGGAGATTGCAGACAGATTTGTCGAGTTTTTATGGGGGTCCCCTAATTTTAGATATATTCAGAAATCTGCAAATGGAAGATCGGGGGGGGGGG AGGGTGAATTTTTTCTTGCTGTGAAGGGTAAAATAAAAGGGGATTCACAAGACACAATTGTTGTGAATGTCTACGAGCCGCACGAAGATATTAAAAAGCGTCTTTTCCTAGAAAGTTTGGAGAATCTGATGAATTATGACAATGAGAGTTGGGTGCTTTGTGGGGATTTTAACGAAGTGAGAAATATTGATGAAAGGAAGAACTGTGAATTCAATCTTCGTAGGGCTAATCGTTTTAATAACTTTATTGCTAACTCAGGTTTATTAGAAGTCCCCTTGATAGGGAAAAAATTCACAAGAATCTGTGATAACGGGAAGAAATTTAGTAAATTAGATAGGTTTCTGGTATCTAATTCGGTCATAAATAGATGGCCTGAATTGTTGGTTATGGTTTTGGACAGGAAACTGTCAGACCACTGCCCTCTACTTCTGAGATCCAAGGCCTTGGATTACGGGCCTAAGCCGGTAAAAATATTCGACTCCTGGTTAAATCACCCGGGTGCAGCTGATATAGTTTCAGAAGCGTGGAATGGTCAGTTTAACTCTAGAAGACCTGACATAGTTTTTCAGTTAAAGCTGAAAAATGTAAAGATGGCACTCAAGAATTGGAGTAAATTGCAATTCGGTGAACTTGATTCTGAATTAGAAAGTGCGAAAACCGAAGCTTGTAATTGGGAACAGATTGCTAATGACAGGGATATCGATGAAAGTGAGAGGGTAAAATGGCTGGAAGCAAGACGACGGTGGTTGGAAAAGGATAGAATAAAGGCTTGCATGTTAAAGCAAAAATCAAGGATTAAATGGGCCACCGAGGGGGAGGAAAATTCTAAGTACTTTCACTCACTGATCAAGCGGAGAAACAACAAAAATTCTATCTGA